The DNA window ATTTATCCATACATCGTCGAACTTTTTCTCATCATCGCCGAATCCAGCTACAGTTATATAGTTCGTAAGTGCATCAAACCATACATATATTACATGTCCTTCTTCCAGTTCCAGAGGTATTCCCCAGTTAAATGTAGTTCTTGATATTGACAGATCCTGTAATCCCTGATTTATAAATGATACTACTTCATTTTTTCTGTAAGACGGAAGTATGAAATCAGGATTCTCTTCTATATATTTCAAAAGTTTATCCTGATATTTTGAAAGTTTGAAAAAGTACGAATTTTCTTTTACTTCTATAAGGTCTTTTCCGCAATGCGGACACTTATTTCCTTCAAGTACACTGTTATCAGGAACAAAAGTCTCATCTGACACACAGTAAAGTCCTTTATACTCCCCTTTATATATATCACCATTCTCATACACTTTTTTTATCATTTTCTTTACGCTTATTTTATGACGCTCCTCTGTGGTACGTATAAATTCCGTATTGGAAATGTTTAATTTTTTCCACAATGCTGTAAAATTCTCAGCCATTCTGTCTACCCATTCCTGCGGAGTAACATTATTTCTTTCAGCCGCCTCCTGAATTTTCTGCCCGTGTTCGTCCAGTCCCGTAGAAAATATTACTTCGTAATCCTTAAGTCTCATATATCTTGCAGTTACATCTGCAATTATCGTAGTATACGCGGTTCCTACGTGAGGTTTTGCGTTAGGATAGTAAATTGGTGTTGTTACATAAAACTTTTTTGACATTTAACATTCTCCTTCATCTTAATTATCTATACTCTTTCTCATAATAGTCTTTTGCTATTCTGTTAGCTTCATGCAGCTTTGACTTTATCAGCTCCATACTGGCATCTATATCTGAATCCTTTGAAAAATAAAGGGGTTCTCCTGCATAATAACAGCTCTTTGAAAAAAACTTGGGAAGCTCGAATTTATCCCATGCTTTTTGAAATATCCATTTTTTGTTTGTATATCCTCCGATAGGTATCATTGGAAGTCCGGTTTTCATAGCTATATATAACGCTCCCGACTTCGGCTCATATATGGGACCTCTCGGACCGTCTATTGCTATTCCTATGGAAAAACCGGTTTTTATCAGTTTCAGGATTTGCTTCAGACTTTTTACATTATCTTTATTTGATGAGCCCCTTACTACAAGATTATCAAATCTTGTAAGCACTTCTTCCAGTATATCCCCGTCTTTCGAAGAGCTTACCAGTGAAGATTTTTTCTCTATAAAATCTGTAGAAAGCATTGTCGGAATAATTTTTCTGTGCCAGAAAATAATTATTGCCTGTTTTTGCTTCACGGCTTCCTCAGATTGAAAAACTTTGTACTTTGTAGTTTTTATTAAAATTTTTATAAAACCGCTTAATAAAATGCCGGTTAATTTGTATTTATTCATATAAATTACACCTGTCTATTTTTAAAAAATTATAACATATATTAACTAAAGTAGCAATTTATATATTGAAATTTTCCTTGAAAAATTTTCTTATTTTATAAATAACACTTTACTGTTTTGTATTACAATTTTTTATTTTCCTCTTTAAAGTTAAAGTTATTAATGCTATAATAATTGTATGAACATTCTTAGATTTTACAGTTTTTTATTTTTAAAAATATATACATAATATGAAATTAATAATATTAAATAAATATATAAACATAAAATTCTTTATACAGGGTGATTTGCATGTTTTTAAATAAAATTTTTAAAAGGGTTTTTCCCGCTTTATATCATAAAGACTTCAGATATTTCTGGTTCGGGCAGGCGGTTTCCGTTATCGGAGGTATGATTCAGGTCACTGCAT is part of the Sebaldella sp. S0638 genome and encodes:
- a CDS encoding lysophospholipid acyltransferase family protein, which translates into the protein MNKYKLTGILLSGFIKILIKTTKYKVFQSEEAVKQKQAIIIFWHRKIIPTMLSTDFIEKKSSLVSSSKDGDILEEVLTRFDNLVVRGSSNKDNVKSLKQILKLIKTGFSIGIAIDGPRGPIYEPKSGALYIAMKTGLPMIPIGGYTNKKWIFQKAWDKFELPKFFSKSCYYAGEPLYFSKDSDIDASMELIKSKLHEANRIAKDYYEKEYR